The bacterium genome window below encodes:
- the nadS gene encoding NadS family protein encodes MKQRDFDDLVESVKQAGKIRRGESKPSRIIAFKPADIKDVRLTLGKSQVEFAMMIGVSVATLRNWEQGRRTPDGPAMALLKVAAKNPKAVASALS; translated from the coding sequence ATGAAGCAGCGGGACTTCGACGATCTCGTCGAAAGCGTCAAGCAGGCTGGTAAAATCCGTCGGGGTGAATCAAAGCCGTCTCGCATCATTGCCTTCAAGCCTGCAGACATCAAGGATGTTCGGTTGACTCTGGGTAAGTCGCAGGTTGAGTTTGCTATGATGATCGGCGTAAGTGTCGCAACTCTACGCAATTGGGAACAGGGCCGGCGTACACCGGACGGCCCCGCCATGGCGTTACTCAAAGTGGCGGCAAAGAACCCAAAGGCTGTCGCCTCCGCCTTGAGCTAG
- a CDS encoding type II toxin-antitoxin system RelE/ParE family toxin — translation MRFVETPIFTRLVKALVPDEDYRTLQMALILRPEQGALIQGSGGLRKIRWGGSGRGRSGGLRIIYFWDKEQTAFYMLLAYAKNEQEDLTPEQLRILSRLVREEFK, via the coding sequence ATGCGATTCGTAGAAACGCCGATCTTCACCCGGCTGGTCAAAGCCCTTGTCCCTGATGAGGATTACCGGACCTTGCAGATGGCTCTGATACTTCGGCCAGAGCAAGGCGCCCTCATTCAGGGATCTGGCGGGCTTCGCAAGATTCGTTGGGGTGGATCCGGTCGTGGTAGGAGCGGTGGCCTACGGATCATCTACTTCTGGGACAAAGAGCAAACAGCATTCTACATGCTTTTGGCGTATGCAAAGAACGAACAGGAAGACCTGACACCAGAACAGCTCCGAATTCTGAGTCGTTTGGTCAGAGAGGAATTCAAATGA
- a CDS encoding DUF4468 domain-containing protein, with the protein MFCYQEVIEIDTLSQNELYARAKSWIANAYRSANDVIQLDDPEKGIIIAKGFTKNYWNTNDLDIYHTLTIEIKEGRYRYTFSDFVMHFPLFRNSVASFPASEKPMEDGRGMIGYKKVLERSDKELRLLIENLKSAMTRSSLVGGSDW; encoded by the coding sequence ATGTTTTGCTACCAAGAAGTTATTGAGATTGATACTCTGAGCCAAAATGAGCTTTATGCAAGAGCCAAGTCTTGGATTGCTAACGCCTACCGCAGTGCGAATGATGTAATCCAACTAGATGATCCAGAAAAGGGGATCATTATTGCAAAGGGATTTACAAAGAACTATTGGAACACGAATGATCTGGATATTTACCACACACTGACGATCGAAATCAAGGAGGGCCGATACCGGTATACCTTTTCTGATTTCGTAATGCATTTTCCACTATTTCGAAATTCAGTTGCATCTTTCCCAGCAAGTGAAAAGCCAATGGAAGATGGTCGCGGAATGATAGGATATAAAAAGGTTCTAGAGAGAAGCGATAAAGAATTGAGGCTACTGATCGAGAACCTGAAGTCTGCTATGACAAGGTCATCGCTAGTCGGCGGAAGTGATTGGTGA
- a CDS encoding type II toxin-antitoxin system VapC family toxin, whose product MTLVDTSVWIDHLRRVNDQLVQLLNAGLVLHHPLVFAELACGNLSNRLEILGLLSTLPQARITEYDETIQFMESRKLFGLGLGWIDINLLASAQLTGCRLWTYDKALVRAAEGLGLVNE is encoded by the coding sequence ATGACGCTGGTCGATACATCTGTTTGGATTGATCACCTTCGTAGAGTGAATGATCAACTTGTGCAGTTGCTCAACGCGGGGTTGGTTCTCCATCACCCTCTCGTTTTTGCTGAGCTTGCATGTGGTAACCTCAGCAATCGCCTAGAGATCCTGGGTCTCCTTTCTACATTACCGCAGGCACGTATTACTGAATACGATGAGACGATCCAGTTCATGGAATCAAGAAAGCTTTTTGGGTTGGGGCTGGGATGGATCGATATCAATCTCCTTGCTTCAGCTCAATTGACAGGATGTCGGCTCTGGACTTATGATAAAGCGCTTGTTCGTGCTGCTGAGGGTCTTGGATTAGTCAATGAATAG
- a CDS encoding type II toxin-antitoxin system VapB family antitoxin: MRTTLNIDDQLLSQASKLTGISEKTSLIRLGLEALIALESARRLALLGGSEKNLQIIPRRRSEAIQ, translated from the coding sequence ATGAGAACTACACTGAATATCGACGACCAGCTTCTAAGCCAGGCCTCGAAGCTCACCGGCATTTCCGAAAAGACTTCGCTCATCAGGTTGGGTCTTGAAGCGCTCATCGCGCTTGAGAGCGCCCGTCGACTTGCCTTGCTTGGTGGATCTGAGAAGAATCTTCAGATCATTCCGCGCCGACGCTCCGAAGCCATTCAATGA
- a CDS encoding Mrp/NBP35 family ATP-binding protein, which produces MSVTRDEVMSLLKQVNYPGLNRDLVSFGMVQDVEILPDGVDIHLAVASKDPALPGRLDAAVRAVLAPVLPGRLQVITRLTGASSGGEGGHGHAHGQGAPDPNTLPKLLSQVRHVVAVASGKGGVGKSAVASNLAVALAAAGYRTGLLDADIYGPSIQLIMGNLERPFVQDDKIIPLEAHGVHMLSIGHLIEEDAAMIWRGPMVMQALTQLMQDVSWPELDFMVVDMPPGTGDAQLTMAQRVKLSGVVVVTTPQEVALIDARKAVTMFRKVGVPILGLVENMSWFQCPDTGRRFHIFGQGGGVREAERQQVPLLAELPIDIRIREGGDLGQPIVLTDPAYAEIFDQMVKEICRQLA; this is translated from the coding sequence ATGAGCGTGACGCGCGACGAAGTCATGTCCCTGCTCAAGCAGGTCAACTACCCCGGTCTCAACCGGGATCTGGTCTCCTTCGGCATGGTGCAGGATGTGGAGATCCTGCCCGATGGCGTGGATATCCATCTGGCAGTGGCCAGCAAGGATCCCGCCCTCCCCGGGCGGCTGGATGCCGCCGTCCGCGCCGTGCTGGCACCCGTCCTGCCCGGACGTCTCCAGGTCATCACCCGCCTCACCGGCGCTTCTTCCGGCGGCGAGGGCGGCCACGGCCATGCGCACGGCCAGGGCGCACCCGATCCCAACACCCTGCCCAAACTGCTCAGCCAGGTGCGGCACGTCGTCGCCGTCGCCTCGGGCAAGGGCGGGGTGGGCAAGTCCGCCGTCGCCTCCAACCTGGCGGTGGCCCTGGCGGCGGCAGGCTACCGGACGGGTCTGCTCGACGCCGACATCTACGGCCCCAGCATCCAGCTCATCATGGGCAATCTGGAGCGTCCCTTCGTGCAGGACGACAAGATCATCCCGTTGGAGGCGCACGGGGTCCACATGCTCAGCATCGGCCATCTCATCGAAGAGGACGCGGCCATGATCTGGCGCGGTCCCATGGTCATGCAGGCCCTCACCCAGCTCATGCAGGACGTGAGCTGGCCGGAGCTGGATTTCATGGTGGTCGACATGCCGCCCGGCACGGGCGATGCCCAGCTTACCATGGCGCAGCGCGTCAAGCTGTCGGGGGTCGTGGTCGTCACCACGCCGCAGGAAGTGGCGCTGATCGACGCGCGCAAGGCGGTGACCATGTTCCGCAAGGTGGGCGTGCCCATCCTCGGGCTGGTGGAGAACATGAGCTGGTTCCAGTGCCCGGACACCGGCCGGCGCTTCCACATCTTCGGCCAGGGCGGCGGCGTCCGCGAGGCGGAGCGGCAGCAGGTCCCCCTCCTGGCCGAGTTGCCCATCGACATCCGCATCCGGGAGGGTGGGGATCTGGGCCAGCCCATCGTGCTGACGGATCCGGCCTATGCGGAAATATTCGACCAGATGGTGAAGGAGATCTGCCGGCAGCTGGCGTGA
- the polA gene encoding DNA polymerase I has protein sequence MRKLFLIDLMSVFFKSHMAMERHHLTTGDGLVVSGINGVMLTLARLIRSEAPSAVVVTTDTPAPTFRHQLYPAYKANRPPMPAEMAAQLPVLFDLLELAGLPAMRLEGWEADDLLGTCAQEARRQGWEVFVLTADKDLMQIVQPGIFLFTPQKGGEVDLVGEERVREKFGVAPGQVVDVLALMGDSSDNVPGVPGVGIKTAADLVGRFGDLDGVYANLAELGQKAVRAKLENNRDLAYLSKRLVTIDCQVPCAFDPLRLPAPAWGSQTFLKRLGELGLRMAMQHFAALEGGGAPSFPPAPAVGDTDASPSPTRLYHTVATRAEVEAFATRLLAETRTEPCAFDLETTGLDAHQCSIVGFSFSWRAGEAWYLPARLKDGAGEGAGGGLFDTAEAADELAWVLARLRPWYEAADHPKLGQNAKYDLNVLAQHGVTVRGVVFDTMLASYVLRPAGRRHDLDSLSLQHLGLAKIPTSDLIGSGAKQISMADVPLEKIAEYACEDADCVRQLWPLLEKELREAGLDALYRRIDLPMLAVLARMEQAGVKIDRVQLQDLSKELAERMVVLEAEIHALAGEAFNLNSPRQLAVILYEKLRLKPGRKTASGWSTDVDELERLAAEDALPRLLLEYRQLAKLKGTYSDALPLMVNPRTGRVHTNFNQTIAATGRLSSTDPNLQNIPIRTDWGRRIRRAFVADGPGQILIDVDYSQIELRLLAHISGDAELIGAFRDGADIHARTAAGIFHVAESAVDADMRRQAKVVNFGVIYGMGAFALAGNLGISQGEAKRFIEDYFTLYRGVKDWSSRLIEEARERGYVENIFGRRRYLPDLKSANRQLREGTERIAVNTPIQGSAADLIKLAMLNIDARLGGDLRGLRMISQVHDELLFEAPREEAPRFMAEIRREMESVVPLQVPLVAEPAMGACWLEAK, from the coding sequence ATGCGCAAGCTCTTCCTCATCGACCTGATGTCGGTCTTCTTCAAATCGCACATGGCCATGGAGCGGCATCATCTGACCACCGGGGACGGCTTGGTGGTGAGCGGCATCAACGGCGTGATGTTGACCCTGGCCCGCCTCATCCGCAGCGAGGCGCCCAGCGCGGTGGTGGTCACCACCGACACGCCGGCGCCCACGTTCCGGCACCAGCTCTATCCCGCCTACAAGGCCAACCGGCCGCCCATGCCGGCCGAGATGGCCGCCCAGCTCCCCGTCCTCTTCGATCTGCTGGAACTGGCCGGCCTGCCCGCCATGCGGCTGGAGGGCTGGGAGGCGGACGATCTGCTGGGCACCTGCGCCCAGGAGGCGCGGCGCCAGGGCTGGGAGGTCTTCGTCCTGACCGCGGACAAGGACCTGATGCAGATCGTGCAGCCGGGCATCTTCCTCTTCACGCCGCAGAAGGGGGGCGAAGTCGACCTGGTGGGCGAGGAGCGCGTGCGCGAGAAGTTCGGGGTCGCACCGGGCCAGGTCGTCGACGTGCTGGCCCTGATGGGTGACAGCTCCGACAACGTGCCCGGGGTGCCCGGCGTCGGCATCAAGACGGCGGCCGACCTGGTGGGACGTTTCGGCGACCTGGACGGCGTCTACGCCAACCTGGCGGAGCTGGGCCAGAAGGCCGTGCGCGCCAAGCTGGAGAACAACCGCGACCTGGCCTACCTCTCGAAACGTCTTGTCACCATCGACTGCCAGGTGCCCTGCGCTTTCGACCCCTTGCGCCTGCCGGCGCCGGCCTGGGGTAGCCAGACCTTCCTCAAGCGGCTGGGGGAACTGGGGCTGCGCATGGCCATGCAGCACTTCGCGGCGCTGGAGGGAGGCGGCGCCCCGTCCTTCCCCCCGGCGCCGGCCGTCGGCGACACCGACGCGTCGCCGTCCCCGACGCGCTTGTATCACACGGTCGCCACCCGCGCCGAGGTCGAGGCCTTCGCCACCCGCCTTCTGGCCGAGACGCGGACGGAGCCCTGCGCCTTCGATCTGGAGACGACGGGCCTGGACGCCCACCAGTGTTCCATCGTCGGTTTCTCCTTCTCCTGGCGGGCCGGGGAGGCGTGGTACCTGCCGGCGCGCCTCAAGGACGGTGCGGGAGAGGGTGCCGGCGGTGGATTGTTCGACACGGCGGAGGCGGCGGACGAGCTGGCCTGGGTGCTGGCGCGGCTCCGTCCCTGGTATGAGGCGGCCGACCACCCCAAGCTGGGCCAGAACGCCAAGTATGACCTCAACGTTCTCGCCCAGCATGGCGTGACGGTGCGCGGCGTGGTCTTCGACACCATGCTGGCCTCTTACGTCCTGCGGCCGGCCGGCCGGCGCCACGATCTGGATTCGCTCTCACTCCAGCATCTGGGCCTGGCCAAGATTCCCACCAGCGATCTGATCGGCAGCGGGGCCAAGCAGATCAGCATGGCCGATGTGCCCCTGGAGAAGATCGCCGAGTACGCCTGCGAGGACGCCGATTGCGTGCGGCAGCTGTGGCCCTTGCTGGAGAAGGAGTTGCGCGAGGCGGGGCTGGACGCGCTCTACCGGCGCATCGATCTGCCCATGCTCGCCGTGCTGGCCCGCATGGAGCAGGCGGGCGTCAAGATCGACCGCGTCCAATTGCAGGATCTGTCGAAGGAGCTGGCCGAGCGCATGGTCGTCCTCGAAGCGGAGATCCACGCCCTGGCCGGCGAGGCCTTCAACCTCAATTCACCGCGCCAGCTGGCGGTCATCCTTTATGAGAAGCTGCGCCTCAAGCCAGGCCGCAAGACGGCCAGCGGCTGGTCCACCGACGTGGACGAACTGGAGCGGCTGGCCGCCGAGGACGCCCTGCCGCGCCTCTTGCTTGAGTATCGCCAGCTGGCCAAGCTGAAGGGGACTTACAGCGACGCCCTGCCGCTGATGGTCAATCCGCGCACGGGACGCGTCCACACCAACTTCAACCAGACCATTGCCGCCACGGGCCGCTTGAGCAGCACCGATCCCAACCTGCAGAACATTCCCATTCGGACCGATTGGGGTCGCCGCATCCGCCGGGCCTTCGTGGCGGATGGCCCGGGCCAGATCCTGATCGACGTCGACTACAGCCAGATCGAACTCCGGCTGCTGGCCCACATCAGCGGGGATGCCGAGCTGATCGGCGCCTTCCGCGACGGGGCGGACATCCACGCCCGCACGGCGGCGGGCATCTTCCACGTGGCCGAGTCCGCCGTGGACGCCGACATGCGGCGGCAGGCGAAGGTGGTCAACTTCGGGGTGATCTACGGGATGGGGGCCTTCGCCCTGGCCGGCAACCTGGGCATCTCGCAAGGCGAGGCCAAACGCTTCATCGAGGACTACTTCACCCTCTACCGCGGCGTGAAGGACTGGTCCAGCCGCTTGATCGAGGAGGCCCGCGAGCGGGGATACGTCGAGAACATCTTCGGCCGCCGCCGCTACCTGCCCGACTTGAAGAGCGCCAACCGCCAACTGCGCGAGGGCACGGAGCGGATCGCCGTCAACACGCCCATCCAGGGCAGCGCCGCCGATTTGATCAAGCTGGCCATGCTGAACATCGATGCCCGCCTGGGCGGCGACCTGCGCGGCCTGCGCATGATTTCGCAGGTCCACGACGAGCTGCTCTTCGAGGCCCCGCGCGAGGAGGCGCCGCGCTTCATGGCGGAGATCCGCCGCGAGATGGAGTCGGTTGTACCCCTGCAGGTCCCCCTCGTGGCGGAGCCGGCCATGGGTGCATGCTGGCTGGAGGCGAAGTAG